TCCTCCTTACATATCCCGGGATGCGGAGAACCGTGACAGGGAATATTATCAGACCGTTTATGCAAAAGATGATGGCTCTGTTGCGGCGCCTACTGCAGGACTTCATTTTACGAATGAGATGCTTACAGATATTTCACGAAAAGGGATCGAGCAGGTCTATATAACCCTTCATGTGGGACTGGGAACATTCAAGCCGGTAAGGGTGGAAAATATTGAAAACCACATAATGCATGAAGAAGAATATTTTATCGGAATAGAAGAATCAAAGAAAATTAATATGGCAATGAATAACAAAACAAGGATAGTATCGGTCGGAACAACCACAACACGGGTTCTTGAACACCTGATGTGTGAAAAGGGAAGGATAGAGTCAGGCCGGGGCAGTACCGGAATATTTATCAGACCCGGTTTTGAATTCAGATGTGTGAATGCGCTGCTGACAAATTTCCATCTTCCGTGTTCGACGCTTATCATGCTGGTTTGCGCATTCGGCGGGTATGATTTGATAATGAAGGCATACAGTGAAGCGGTAAAAGAAAGGTACAGGTTTTTCAGTTATGGGGACGCAATGCTCATCATTTAGATTCGAGGTGCTGGCACGGTGCGGCAATGCAAGGAGGGGCAGGTTATACACTCAAAGGGGCCCTGTCGATACCCCTGCATTCATGCCTGTCGGCACACAGGGCACTGTCAAGGCAATGACCCCCGGGAACCTGAGAAAAGCCGGTGCGCAGATCATTCTTTCAAACACATATCATCTCCATCTGCGTCCAGGTGAAGACCTTATAGAAACGATCGGAGGTCTGCATGAATTCATGGCATGGGACGGTCCGATACTTACCGACAGCGGCGGGTATCAGGTCTTCAGCCTGGCGAAATTGAGGGAGCTTACTGATAACGGCATCGTGTTCCAGTCGCATATAGACGGGAGCAGGAGGAGTCTTACGCCTGAAAAGGCAATCGATATACAGGAAAAACTGGGCTCGGATATAATGATGGCCCTTGACGAATGCGTGCCTTACCCATCGAGCGAGAAAGAGGCGTTTGATGCAGTCAGAAGGACGACGTCATGGGCAGGACGATGCATCGATGCAAGAAGTACTGATAATGCAATGTTCGGAATTGTTCAGGGTGGAGTTTATAAGAACCTCAGGGAAATGAGCGCGGCTCAGATATGCGGTATCCCGTTTGACGGCTTCGCCATAGGAGGACTGTCAGTCGGTGAAGGACATGAGATCATGATGGATGTGCTTGACTATACCGCACCTCTTCTGCCTGAGGAAAAACCCCGTTATCTGATGGGTGTGGGAACCCCTCTTGATATTGTCGAGGCCGTCGCCCGCGGCATCGACATGTTCGACTGCGTGCTTCCCACAAGAAACGCAAGGAACGGCCAGCTTTTTACATTAAACGGCAAGATTACACTCAAACAGGCGAAATACAGGCTGGAAAAGAGTCCGCCCGATGAAAACTGCACCTGCTATACGTGCAGAAATTTCTCGCTTGCGTATTTGAGACATCTGTTCATTTCAGGTGAAATACTGTCTTCTGTTCTTGCAACCATACATAACCTTCATTTCTATCTTGAATTAATGTATAAGATGCGGCATGCCGTAGAGAACCAGTATCTGGATAAACTGAGATCAAGTATAAAGGAGATGTACAATGTTTAGTGTTGCTTATGCCGCGGATGCGGCGTCGGGAGGAACAATGGGCATGCTTATGAGTGTCGCCCCGCTTATTCTTATCTTTGTTATTTTCTACTTCCTGCTTATAATGCCGCAGCAGAAAAAGGCGAAACAGCACCGTGAGATGCTTTCCAAGATAGACAAGGGCGACGAAGTCGTCACAACCGGCGGGATTCACGGCAAGGTTGTGGGTGTTGCTGAGAATGTCCTCACAATTGAGATTGCACAAAACGTTAAAATAAAGGTATCAAGAGAATTTGTAGCGTTCAAAAAAGGCTCTGAGGACAGTAAAGCTGTAACCAAAGCTTAATAAAGGGGGAAGTTAAATGAACAATTTTAAATTACGGGGGATCATAATAGCAGTTGTTATGATAGCAGGCCTCATACTCTCGTTGCCCACGATGGTCTCTCTGCTGACTCCGTATCAACTGGCCGACAACTGGCTTGGACCTCTCGGAAAACACATAAAACAGGTCAAGCTCGGGCTGGATCTTCAGGGCGGCATGCACCTGATTCTTAAAGTGGATACGGACAAGGCGGTAACTGGAAAGCTGAATATCATCGCGTCAACAGTGAAATCGGAGATGCAGCAGAAAAGGATACATTATACTAAAATCGAAGTTGTAGCGCCTGACAGCATTGCCGTAACATTGAGGGATCCCGCGGATCAGGATAAGCTTACTGCAATATTGAACGAGCAGACATCTTTTGCCGATCCTTCAACGGAAACAATCGGCGGTGTGACCGTATTTAGATATTCAGTAAAAAGAGACGAGATTCAAAAAATCAAGGATTCTTCCATAAGTCAGGCCCTCGAAACCATAAGAAACAGAATAGACCAGCTTGGAGTGAGCGAACCTTCGATTATTACGGAAGGCAAGGACCGCATAAACGTGCAGTTACCGGGCATAACGGATCCTGAAAGGGCGAAAAGAATTATAGGAGAGACTGCTGTTCTGGAATTCAAGCTGGTTGACGAAGATCATTCTCTCTCCAATGCGCTGGCCGGCGATATACCTCAGGACAGCTACATCGCATACATGAAAGAGACGAACGAACCGATACTCCTGAAGAAGCAGGTCGAACTTACGGGTGATACTCTCAATGACGCCAGGGTGAAGATCGACCGAGCCAGTCCTTATATCTCCCTTGACTTCAATGCCCAGGGGGCAAGAGATTTTGAGCGCATTACGGGAGAGAATATAAACAAGAGGCTTGCCATTCTGCTTGACAAAAAAGTCTATTCGGCACCCGTCATAAAGGACAGGATAGCCGGTGGCAAGGCCTCGATAACAGGCAGATTCACCGATCAGGAGGCAAAGAACCTGGCCATTGTCCTCAGGTCCGGGTCGTTGCTTGCGCCTGTCGAGATACTTGAAGAAAGAACAGTTGGACCATCTCTAGGTAAGGATTCGATCCATCAGGGACTGGTAGCCTGTGCGATAGGCGGTGTTCTGGTAATAATCTTCATGATTATCTATTACAGGGCTTCCGGTATGCTGGCCAATATTGCGGTTATCCTGAACATCATGCTGATAGCCGCATTCATGTCCCTGGTGGGAGCTGTGCTCACGCTGCCCGGTATTGCAGGTATTGTTCTTACCATCGGTATGGCCGTCGATGCCAACATTCTGATATTCGAACGAATGCGGGAGGAGATAAGGCTCGGCCGGACTCCCAAAATGGTGGTCGAGGCCGGATACAAGCATGCGATATCAACCGTTGTGGACGCGAATGTGACGACGCTGATTGCAGGTCTTGTACTGTTCCAGTTCGGCACCGGACCGATAAAGGGTTTTGCAGTAACCTTGTGCGTAGGTATTCTGACCACTCTGTTTACCGTGCTCGTCGGCTGCAAATGGGTTATGGAATGGTTCGTCAACAGCAAGAATGTTTCACGCATAAGCATTTAGGGGAGGCAGTTCATGTTAGAATTCATTAAACCCGGAACCTATATAGATTTCATGAAGTACAAATGGTACTTCATAGGATTTTCTCTGATTACCTCGCTGATAGCCATCGGGAGCATAGCTGTGCAGGGCTTTTCCTACGGAATCGACTTTGCCGGAGGTTCGGTAATTCAGGTGCAGTTCAAAAATCCGACCACCGCAGATGATATCCGCAAAGCTCTCAAACCCATGGGTATGCAGGACGAGAGAATTCAGAGTGTAGGCGCGGTATCGGACAATGACTTTCTGATCAGAACATCTCAGACAGAGGATACGAATAAAGGCTTCGGCGGAAAGTTCAGTTCGGAACTCGAAAAATCCTTCGGAAAGGGCAACTTTGAAATAAGACGCATAGAAATGGTGGGAGGCGCGGTCAGTAAGGATATAAAAACGAAGGGCTTCCTGTCACTCATATGGGCCGCTATCGGCATACTGATCTATGTGTGGTGGAGATTCGAATTCAAATTCTCTGTGGGAGCAATCGTAGCAACCCTGCATGATGTGATCATAGTGCTCGGAATGTTTTCGATACTGAGAAGAGAGATGGATCTCACGGTTGTCGCTGCGCTGCTGACATTGATAGGTTATTCTCTCAATGATACGGTAGTTGTGTTTGACAGGATCAGGGAAAACATAAAGAAGCAGCAGTCTCCGAATTATGACCTTGCCCATGTCATGAGCATGAGCATAAGTCAGACATTGAGCAGGACCATACTGACTGCTCTAACCGTCTTCCTCGTCGTCATTGCGCTGTTTTTCCTGGGAGGGGAGGTTATGCACGGTTTTGCGATGGTTATGCTGATAGGTGTAATCATAGGTTGCTACTCCTCCATATTTGTCGCAAGCACGATAGTGTTGTTCATGAGCAAATCGGGTAAAAGCTCCTCGTAACTAATTGAAAACACCCTGCATAGTTTGATGCAGGGTGTTTTCTTTTCTGTATAAGTACACTATTGTAACAACAATGTTCGCAATTGTAATTCAAGAAGACCGCCTGTATAGCTAACATATTGAAATATAACAAATATTACCTTGGCATGGCATTTGATATATACATGTCATGAGATTTTTTAGGATAGGTTTATACTGCACATTGTTAATGGTTTCATGCAGCATATTATTTGAAGAAAAGGCATTTGCCGCAGGTGTCCAGATATCATGGTCAGCCAATCCGTCATCTGACGAAGTTGCGGGTTACAGGGTCTATTACGGAACGGCATCAAGAAGATATATCAATGTCAAGATTGCAGGACAGAACACGTGTTATGACATAGAAGGCCTTCAGGAAGGTGTGACGTATTATTTTGCCGTTACCGCATATGATGCCTCGTTGAACGAGAGTGAATATTCTGACGAGGTATCTATTTCAATACCGAAATCAAATATCGAAATGGATACCGATTCGGACGGCATACCGGATGCTGTCGAGAGTTCCATGGGCCTCGATCCTTTAAACCCGTTCGACTCCATATATGACAATGACTTGGACGGATTCAGCAACTTTACCGAATATATTTCAAATACCGATATGAATGATTTTCTGAGCTTCCCCGGAAGTGACCCTTACATGATTTACATGATAGCAGAGAAGGGGTCAACGGTTGCGCTCGATGGAATCATGCCCGACAAGTCGCTTAATGCAGTACCCTTTTACAACGGATATCCCGTGCCTGTTGGTCTGATTCTCAATCTTCAGACAGAAGGTCTTTTTTATTATAACCTTATCAATTCGTCAGGTACGGTTAAATACAAGCTGAGCATATCTGTTACCGGAAGCATACTCCTAGCTGCACAGGCCAGTTCCGGTCAGTCCCTCTCGGTCACTGACAGTTCAATCGGCATTGAATTGAATATTCCTGAAGGCTCATCATCCGGGGGATTTGAAGTGGGCATCGGCGTCAGTCTTGGACAGGGTGGTCAGATGAGTGTCTCCGGATCATCACCTGGATATACATTCGATATCCTCCCGTATGGAAAGACTTTAAAGCAGCCGGCAAGGGTTGCCGTACCTTATTCGGGTGAAAGACCGTATATAGAACTTTATGATTTTACAACAGAGAAATGGGCGGGAATCAATTCTGAAGTAAGCATGGATAACGGCAAGGCCGTATTTACCACAAAGACCCTGGGCAGATTCAGGATTACGGAGGCCCCCGTGCAGGCAACCAGGGATACTGCAACGTTAAGCGATGATGATTCGGGCTCATCCAGCTCGGGCGGCTGTTTCATATCTTCAGCCATATCAGGATAACACACTGAATGATATGCCGCAGTGCAATGCCTGCGGTTAAGCTTTAGATTAATGGATATTTTCCTAAATAATCATTCACAGAAAACCGATTAGATTAATGAAGTTTTACCATTATAACTGTCTCGAGGATTGTTTTGGAGGTGTATATGAAGAAAGCAATGTGTTTAATGCTGCTCTTTTCGATAATCATTTCCGTTTCATGCGGCGGGGGTGAAGACAGTGGTGGCGGTCCCGGGCCGGTTCCCGAACCGCCAAGGTTTACCGACAACGGAGACGGAACCGTAACCGATAACTATACCACCCTGATATGGCTCAAAGACCCTCAGAATCCTGAAGTTACAGGCCTGTACGGGTTAAAGAGCTGGGAGGTCGCCATGAACCTGGGATATACGAATTATATGAAAAACGAGCAGCTTGCCTGGCATATGCCGAACATAAGGGAAATGATGAGCCTCATGGATTACACGAAATACGGCCCGGCCCTTGCCAGCGGCTATCCCTTTTTACATATCCTGACAGCAAAAGGAAGTTACTACTGGACATCTACGACCGATGAGAGTGCGGTACAGAACGCCTGGTGCGTAGATATGTACGACGGCACGAAAAAATCGGTTAGCAAATCCGGCATTGCTGCAAGTATGCTGCTGGTGAGGATTCCTGGCGGCGGTACGAACACTGTTAT
The nucleotide sequence above comes from Desulfomonilia bacterium. Encoded proteins:
- the secD gene encoding protein translocase subunit SecD, with product MNNFKLRGIIIAVVMIAGLILSLPTMVSLLTPYQLADNWLGPLGKHIKQVKLGLDLQGGMHLILKVDTDKAVTGKLNIIASTVKSEMQQKRIHYTKIEVVAPDSIAVTLRDPADQDKLTAILNEQTSFADPSTETIGGVTVFRYSVKRDEIQKIKDSSISQALETIRNRIDQLGVSEPSIITEGKDRINVQLPGITDPERAKRIIGETAVLEFKLVDEDHSLSNALAGDIPQDSYIAYMKETNEPILLKKQVELTGDTLNDARVKIDRASPYISLDFNAQGARDFERITGENINKRLAILLDKKVYSAPVIKDRIAGGKASITGRFTDQEAKNLAIVLRSGSLLAPVEILEERTVGPSLGKDSIHQGLVACAIGGVLVIIFMIIYYRASGMLANIAVILNIMLIAAFMSLVGAVLTLPGIAGIVLTIGMAVDANILIFERMREEIRLGRTPKMVVEAGYKHAISTVVDANVTTLIAGLVLFQFGTGPIKGFAVTLCVGILTTLFTVLVGCKWVMEWFVNSKNVSRISI
- the secF gene encoding protein translocase subunit SecF, with product MLEFIKPGTYIDFMKYKWYFIGFSLITSLIAIGSIAVQGFSYGIDFAGGSVIQVQFKNPTTADDIRKALKPMGMQDERIQSVGAVSDNDFLIRTSQTEDTNKGFGGKFSSELEKSFGKGNFEIRRIEMVGGAVSKDIKTKGFLSLIWAAIGILIYVWWRFEFKFSVGAIVATLHDVIIVLGMFSILRREMDLTVVAALLTLIGYSLNDTVVVFDRIRENIKKQQSPNYDLAHVMSMSISQTLSRTILTALTVFLVVIALFFLGGEVMHGFAMVMLIGVIIGCYSSIFVASTIVLFMSKSGKSSS
- the yajC gene encoding preprotein translocase subunit YajC — encoded protein: MFSVAYAADAASGGTMGMLMSVAPLILIFVIFYFLLIMPQQKKAKQHREMLSKIDKGDEVVTTGGIHGKVVGVAENVLTIEIAQNVKIKVSREFVAFKKGSEDSKAVTKA
- a CDS encoding DUF1566 domain-containing protein; this translates as MKKAMCLMLLFSIIISVSCGGGEDSGGGPGPVPEPPRFTDNGDGTVTDNYTTLIWLKDPQNPEVTGLYGLKSWEVAMNLGYTNYMKNEQLAWHMPNIREMMSLMDYTKYGPALASGYPFLHILTAKGSYYWTSTTDESAVQNAWCVDMYDGTKKSVSKSGIAASMLLVRIPGGGTNTVIKTGQNMVYNPLEAPPSACTPGNTCRHQDGYLRLGKTWASPRFTDFNDGMMVEDNLTRLVWFKTPPDVPKTWGDANSYCKSLTDGQWRLPTMEELETLLDASEFAPAIVSSIATYFTGYGNYKYWTSTSYAANSSYAWFVDFNDGTVSTQSKASLSYVWPVRGPIIGD
- the queA gene encoding tRNA preQ1(34) S-adenosylmethionine ribosyltransferase-isomerase QueA, yielding MKLSDFHYDLSEGLIAQYPLPRGTERLMIVDRAKSKISHGHINDFKDYLLPDDTLVLNNSKVIPARLTGKKATGGNVEIFLLKELERGMWECLVRSSKPSRPGTAVYFESGLRAEIVERELEKGIVRFDRPELIFKTGKMPLPPYISRDAENRDREYYQTVYAKDDGSVAAPTAGLHFTNEMLTDISRKGIEQVYITLHVGLGTFKPVRVENIENHIMHEEEYFIGIEESKKINMAMNNKTRIVSVGTTTTRVLEHLMCEKGRIESGRGSTGIFIRPGFEFRCVNALLTNFHLPCSTLIMLVCAFGGYDLIMKAYSEAVKERYRFFSYGDAMLII
- a CDS encoding fibronectin type III domain-containing protein; this translates as MVSCSILFEEKAFAAGVQISWSANPSSDEVAGYRVYYGTASRRYINVKIAGQNTCYDIEGLQEGVTYYFAVTAYDASLNESEYSDEVSISIPKSNIEMDTDSDGIPDAVESSMGLDPLNPFDSIYDNDLDGFSNFTEYISNTDMNDFLSFPGSDPYMIYMIAEKGSTVALDGIMPDKSLNAVPFYNGYPVPVGLILNLQTEGLFYYNLINSSGTVKYKLSISVTGSILLAAQASSGQSLSVTDSSIGIELNIPEGSSSGGFEVGIGVSLGQGGQMSVSGSSPGYTFDILPYGKTLKQPARVAVPYSGERPYIELYDFTTEKWAGINSEVSMDNGKAVFTTKTLGRFRITEAPVQATRDTATLSDDDSGSSSSGGCFISSAISG
- the tgt gene encoding tRNA guanosine(34) transglycosylase Tgt — protein: MGTQCSSFRFEVLARCGNARRGRLYTQRGPVDTPAFMPVGTQGTVKAMTPGNLRKAGAQIILSNTYHLHLRPGEDLIETIGGLHEFMAWDGPILTDSGGYQVFSLAKLRELTDNGIVFQSHIDGSRRSLTPEKAIDIQEKLGSDIMMALDECVPYPSSEKEAFDAVRRTTSWAGRCIDARSTDNAMFGIVQGGVYKNLREMSAAQICGIPFDGFAIGGLSVGEGHEIMMDVLDYTAPLLPEEKPRYLMGVGTPLDIVEAVARGIDMFDCVLPTRNARNGQLFTLNGKITLKQAKYRLEKSPPDENCTCYTCRNFSLAYLRHLFISGEILSSVLATIHNLHFYLELMYKMRHAVENQYLDKLRSSIKEMYNV